One Glycine max cultivar Williams 82 chromosome 4, Glycine_max_v4.0, whole genome shotgun sequence DNA segment encodes these proteins:
- the LOC100819297 gene encoding uncharacterized methyltransferase At1g78140, chloroplastic, producing MAIGVAVSGMYTLTPTLSSFKHPTRLFSRAAFTAKLPLQFRASSTSFIDTETNPRESNVVVVEKDVSSRSSNSLACPVCYDSLTWNGDPGFSVDTITGSSFQCSTCQKTYIGNQTHLDLTATGGAKSYGESMPASTELFRVPLISFLYERGWRQTFSVWGGFPGPEKEFELMKGFLKPILGGNIIDASCASGLFSRLFAKSGLFSFIVALDYSENMLQQCYEFIQQEENFPKENFILVRADISRLPFVSSSVDAVHAGAALHCWPSPLAAVAEISRVLRPGGVFVATTYILDGPFSVIPFLSSLRQNVRQVSGSYIFLSERELEDLCRACGLVGFKCIRNGLFVMISATKPS from the exons ATGGCTATAGGCGTAGCAGTTTCCGGTATGTACACGCTCACTCCAACTCTCTCTTCATTCAAGCACCCCACGCGCCTCTTCTCACGCGCTGCTTTCACTGCAAAGCTTCcacttcaatttcgagcttcttcAACGTCCTTCATCGACACCGAAACCAATCCAAGA GAATCCAACGTAGTAGTAGTTGAAAAGGACGTAAGCAGTAGAAGCAGCAATTCGTTGGCTTGTCCCGTATGTTACGATTCCTTGACATGGAACGGTGATCCTGGTTTCTCCGT AGATACTATCACTGGATCTAGTTTTCAATGCAGCACCTGTCAGAAAACATATATTGGTAACCAAACGCATCTCGATCTCACCGCTACAGGTGGAGCTAAGAGCTATGGTGAATCGATGCCAGCTTCCACAGAGCTTTTCAG GGTGCCATTGATATCATTTCTCTATGAGAGGGGCTGGCGTCAAACCTTTTCTGTGTGGGGTGGTTTTCCTGGTCCTGAGAAAGAG TTTGAATTGATGAAGGGTTTCTTAAAGCCAATATTGGGAGGAAATATCATTGATGCTAGTTGTGCAAGTGGATTATTTTCAAGATTATTTGCAAAAAGTGGACTGTTTTCTTTCATTGTTGCTCTAGACTACTCAGAAAACATGTTGCAGCAATGTTATGAATTCATTCAGCAGGAAGAGAACTTTCCAAAAGA GAACTTCATCTTGGTTAGAGCAGACATATCTAGGCTCCCCTTTGTTTCCAGTTCTGTTGATGCTGTACATGCAGGCGCAGCTCTCCACTGTTGGCCTTCACCATTAGCTGCT GTAGCTGAAATAAGTCGTGTTTTACGACCTGGAGGTGTATTTGTCGCAACCACTTACATACTTGATGGGCCTTTTTCTGTTATCCCATTTTTAAGTTCCCTGCGGCAG AATGTAAGGCAAGTGTCTGGGAGCTACATCTTTCTCTCTGAACGTGAACTTGAAGATCTCTGCAGGGCATGTGGGCTAGTTGGATTTAAATGCATTAGAAATGGGCTTTTTGTGATGATCTCTGCTACAAAGCCCAGTTAA
- the LOC100818758 gene encoding uncharacterized protein isoform X1: MERSNPVRKPHTSTADLLTWPETPISDSPAPPSSAVRSHQPSDGIRKVVFGGQVTDEEVESLNKRKPCSDYKMKEITGSGIFVANGEDDASEAGSDNPNKTGVRMYQQAISGISHISFGEEESVSPKKPTTLPEVAKQRELSGTLESEDSILKKQLSDAKCKELSGHDIFAPPPEIKPRPITPRILELKGSIDIADGDQGDTNSAGKTAKKIYDKKFAELSGNDIFKGDAPPSSAEKSLSGAKLREMSGSNIFADGKVEARDYLGGVRKPPGGESSIALV; the protein is encoded by the exons ATGGAGAGAAGCAATCCGGTGAGGAAGCCACACACTTCAACTGCAGATCTGCTTACGTGGCCTGAAACTCCCATTTCTGATTCCCCAGCTCCTCCTTCCTCCGCCGTTCGTTCTCACCAG CCGTCGGATGGGATCAGGAAGGTGGTGTTTGGTGGTCAGGTCACCGATGAAGAGGTCGAGAGCTTAAATAAAAG AAAGCCTTGTTCGGATTATAAGATGAAGGAGATAACTGGTAGTGGAATATTTGTAGCCAATGGAGAAGATGACGCCTCAGAAGCTGGCAGTGACAACCCAAATAAGACTGGAGTGCGTATGTATCAG CAAGCGATTTCTGGAATCAGCCATATCTCCTTTGGCGAGGAGGAGAGTGTTTCTCCAAAAAAGCCCACTACTTTGCCTGAGGTGGCCAAGCAGCGTGAGCTAAGTGGAACTTTGGAAAGTGAAGACTCTATATTGAAAAAGCAACTCTCTGATGCGAAGTGCAAGGAGCTTAGTGGTCATGACATATTTGCTCCACCACCAGAAATCAAACCCAGGCCAATAACTCCTCGCATACTGGAGTTGAAAGGGAGCATAGACATT GCTGACGGAGATCAAGGCGATACCAACTCTGCTGGGAAGACAGCAAAGAAGATCTATGACAAGAAATTTGCAGAACTTTCAGGGAATGACATATTCAAAGGGGATGCACCGCCTTCATCTGCTGAGAAATCATTGAGCGGGGCCAAACTACGAGAGATGAGTGGCAGTAACATCTTTGCTGATGGGAAGGTAGAAGCTAGAGACTACCTAGGTGGTGTACGGAAGCCACCCGGTGGCGAGAGCAGCATTGCCTTGGTATAA